One window of the Saccopteryx bilineata isolate mSacBil1 chromosome 2, mSacBil1_pri_phased_curated, whole genome shotgun sequence genome contains the following:
- the TADA1 gene encoding transcriptional adapter 1 isoform X1: protein MATFVSELEAAKKNLSEALGDNVKQYWANLKLWFKQKISKEEFDLEAHRLLTQDNVHSHNEFLLAILTRCQILVSTPEGAGSLPWTGGSAAKPGKPKGRKKLSSVRQKFDHRFQPQNPLSGAQQFVAKDPQDDDDLKLCSHTMMLPTRGQLEGRMIVTAYEHGLDNVTEEAVSAVVYAVENHLKDILASVVSRRKAYRLRDGHFKYAFGSNVTPQPYLKNSVVVYNNLIESPPACSAPYAGQNPTSHLHPDEAEQQAALLLACSGNTLPRSLPPVNMYDLFEALQVHREVIPTHTVYALNIERVITKLWHPNHEELQQDKIHRQRLAAKEGLLLC from the exons GTACTGGGCCAACTTAAAGTTGTGGTTCAAGCAGAAGATCAGCAAAGAGGAGTTTGACCTTGAAGCTCACAGACTCCTCACGCAGGACAATG TCCACTCTCACAATGAGTTCCTCCTGGCGATTCTCACGCGGTGTCAGATTCTGGTGTCCACACCAG AGGGTGCTGGTTCGTTGCCCTGGACTGGGGGCTCTGCAGCCAAACCTGGAAAACcgaagggaaggaagaagctcTCTTCTGTCCGTCAGAAATTTGAT CACAGATTCCAGCCTCAGAACCCCCTGTCAGGAGCACAGCAGTTTGTGGCAAAGGATCCCCAAGATGATGATGACCTAAAACTGTGTTCCCACACAATGATGCTGCCCACGCGGGGTCAGCTGGAAGGCAGGATGATTGTCACAGCCTACGAGCACGGCTTGGACAACGTCACTGAGGAGGCAGTGTCGGCCGTGGTCTATGCGGTTGAG AACCACCTCAAAGATATCCTGGCATCGGTCGTGTCGAGAAGGAAAGCTTACCGGTTACGCGACGGTCACTTTAAATACGCCTTCGGCAGCAACGTGACCCCGCAGCCATACCTGAAGAACAGCGTCGTGGTGTACAACAACCTCATAGAAAG CCCTCCAGCCTGTTCTGCACCCTACGCAGGCCAGAACCCCACTTCCCACCTGCACCCCGACGAGGCCGAGCAGCAGGCCGCGCTCCTGCTGGCCTGCTCTGGGAACACCCTGCCCAGGTCCCTGCCTCCCGTGAACATGTACGACCTGTTCGAAGCTTTGCAG GTGCACAGGGAAGTCATCCCCACCCACACCGTGTATGCCCTCAACATCGAGAGGGTCATCACCAAGCTCTGGCACCCCAACCACGAGGAGCTGCAGCAGGACAAGATTCACAGGCAGCGCCTGGCCGCCAAGGAGGGCCTTCTCCTCTGCTGA
- the TADA1 gene encoding transcriptional adapter 1 isoform X2, with translation MSSSWRFSRGVRFWCPHQRVLVRCPGLGALQPNLENRREGRSSLLSVRNLIFQPQNPLSGAQQFVAKDPQDDDDLKLCSHTMMLPTRGQLEGRMIVTAYEHGLDNVTEEAVSAVVYAVENHLKDILASVVSRRKAYRLRDGHFKYAFGSNVTPQPYLKNSVVVYNNLIESPPACSAPYAGQNPTSHLHPDEAEQQAALLLACSGNTLPRSLPPVNMYDLFEALQVHREVIPTHTVYALNIERVITKLWHPNHEELQQDKIHRQRLAAKEGLLLC, from the exons ATGAGTTCCTCCTGGCGATTCTCACGCGGTGTCAGATTCTGGTGTCCACACCAG AGGGTGCTGGTTCGTTGCCCTGGACTGGGGGCTCTGCAGCCAAACCTGGAAAACcgaagggaaggaagaagctcTCTTCTGTCCGTCAGAAATTTGAT ATTCCAGCCTCAGAACCCCCTGTCAGGAGCACAGCAGTTTGTGGCAAAGGATCCCCAAGATGATGATGACCTAAAACTGTGTTCCCACACAATGATGCTGCCCACGCGGGGTCAGCTGGAAGGCAGGATGATTGTCACAGCCTACGAGCACGGCTTGGACAACGTCACTGAGGAGGCAGTGTCGGCCGTGGTCTATGCGGTTGAG AACCACCTCAAAGATATCCTGGCATCGGTCGTGTCGAGAAGGAAAGCTTACCGGTTACGCGACGGTCACTTTAAATACGCCTTCGGCAGCAACGTGACCCCGCAGCCATACCTGAAGAACAGCGTCGTGGTGTACAACAACCTCATAGAAAG CCCTCCAGCCTGTTCTGCACCCTACGCAGGCCAGAACCCCACTTCCCACCTGCACCCCGACGAGGCCGAGCAGCAGGCCGCGCTCCTGCTGGCCTGCTCTGGGAACACCCTGCCCAGGTCCCTGCCTCCCGTGAACATGTACGACCTGTTCGAAGCTTTGCAG GTGCACAGGGAAGTCATCCCCACCCACACCGTGTATGCCCTCAACATCGAGAGGGTCATCACCAAGCTCTGGCACCCCAACCACGAGGAGCTGCAGCAGGACAAGATTCACAGGCAGCGCCTGGCCGCCAAGGAGGGCCTTCTCCTCTGCTGA